TACAGCAATTTAACCCAGGTCTGCATTTAGGACAGTATTGCAAGAAGGGCTCCCCCGAAACAAACTTGAGATCTGTGTGTCAGAAGTTTCAGAATCTATTGGGATGAGTAAAACCCATGCATATGTCATTTTATGACTATATTTTATGGCTATACGATAGCACAGTTCGGACATAACGTACTCTTCCCCATCCCAAGACAACTGGAAGTTGGGGTCATGCCAGACAGAGATGTAAGTGAACTCTGGGTTGTTCAAACAATGAGGAACATTACTTCAGAGGCTGTGTTACTGAttagacacagaggcacagagcgGAGCCCCTTCTACCTGCTGATATAAGTAGCTGTGGGGGACACAGTGCCGTTTCTACATTTGTGTTGAGCTTCGCACAGCTGTCTCAGGCTCCTATTGCCCATTTTGGTGAAGGAGGAGAAACCGGACCGGTACAGACACAGACGACATGGCCTTCAGTGGAACGTGGCAGGTGTATGCTCAGGAGAACTACGAGGAGTTCCTCAGGGCCATCTGTGAGTTTCCTAAAGATTCATTACATTGCACCTATAGGGTTGTTTAGGGCTGAATCTGAAATGTATGTGCTTGATTCCTCGTGTCCTCTTTCTCAAAACTCATTGGAGGCTAGAAGATTAATGGtacctcccctctgaccttctcatcTAATGAGTTTTgaaaaggagagaggatgtaaggaatcaaggaaatacaaGAGAGATTCGACTATAGATTCGCAACTATGACCCAAAATGAAAAGGTAGGGTTTGCCTCCATGGGTCCAATCCTAAGCTAATGAGTCAACCTCCTGCCCATCCATCAGCACTCCCAGAAGACGTTATCAAGCTGGCCAAAGACATCAAGCCCGTGACTGAGATCCAGCAGAACGGCAATGACTTCGTCATCACCTCCAAAACTCCTGGCAAGTCCATCACTAACTCCTTCACCATCGGCAAAGAGGCTGACATCACCACCATGGATGGCAAGAAGCTCAAGGTAGGCAATCCCAATTTACCTGTCTGTGGTGAATCTATACATATAAAAGTATTGATTGATTCACTGACATATTGTTAAATCGACAGGTTTCATCTTTGAATTGAAGTCCAGCAATGCTTGGTAGTTTAAAAGTTCTGTCTTATGGATGTTCTGTCTTATGAGGGAGGGGGGTCACTCATTATTGCTACACATTACTGATcgcctctctcttctctggccCCTACAGTGCACGGTCAGACTGGCGGGAGGGAAGCTGATGTGCAACACAGACAAATTCACACACATCCAGGAGCTCAAAGGCGGAGAGATGGTTGAGGTAATTTGACCTAATGTTGGTAACACTGAAGAATAACACACTACACATCTGTCAGTACAGTGTGTCAAATATCAGCATATACAGTTGTGACATATGGGGCACAGGTCAAACAAGCTGGCTATTTCTTCCTTAGGTGGTTTTATTTGTATAATAGTGACCTGACCACAGTAACTAAACACTTTTCACTACCTCCCCCATTTCAGACGCTGACAGTGGGCTCTACGTCACTCATCAGGAGGAGCAAAAAGTTGTAAACCTGGAATGGTGGCAGGCAGGGGGGCAGTCCTTGGCTATTTAAATAAACTTGCTTGACGTAAAACGTGTGGTTTATTACGTGTGCTGTGAACATGCTGCTGTGCATCATCTAATACACAGTAAACACTGATTGGATAACAGAAAAGTATTCAatctacactaccggtcaaaagtccAACTACCaactactcattgaagggtttttcttgcttttcacaattttctacattgtagaataatagtgaagacatcaaaactatgaaaaaacacatatagaatcacgtagtaaccaaaaaagtgttaaacaaatacaaatctattttatatttgagattcttcaaatagccaccctttgcgatATTACTGCAcgggttggaactagaagcacaagcatttcgctacattcgcattaacatctgctaaccatgtgtatgagaccaatacaatgttattgtattttatttgccttgatgacagctttgcacactcttggcattctctcaaccagcttcgactggattgcttttccaatagtcttgaaggagttgctgagcacttgttggctgcttttccttcactctacagcccaactcatcccaaatcacctcaatttggttgagttttggggattgtggaggccaggtcatctgattcagcacttcatccctctctttcctggtcaattagcacttacacagcctggaggtgtgttgggtcattgtcctgttgaaaaccaaatgattgttccactaagcacaaaccagatgggatggtttaTCGCtacagaatgatgtggtagccatgctgattaagtgtgcctttgaattgtaaataaatcacagtgtcaccagcaaacacCCCCAagccacctcttcctccatgctttacagtgggaaataccTATggggagatcatctgttcacccacaccgcatctcacatagacacagcggttggaaccaaaaatctctaatttggactccagaccaaaggacaaatttccagcggtctaatgtccattgctcgtgtttcttggcccaagcaagtctcttcttcttattggtgtcctttagtagtggtttctttgcagcaattcgaccatgaaggtctgattcacacagtctcctctgaacagttgatgttgagatgtgtctgttacatttatttgggctgcaattgctGAGGCTGACTCTAATTCTAATGAACTTTTCAGCAGAGGtaacagcagaggtaactctggttcttccattcctgtggcggtcctcatgagagccagtttcatcatagcacttgatggttcttgatactgcacttgaagaatcttCAAGAAAATGTTCcgtattaactgaccttcatgtcttaaagtaatgatggactgtcgtttctctttgcttatttgagctgttcttgccataatatggacttggtcttttaccaaattagggatatattctgtataccaccctaccttgtcacaacacaaatgattggctcaaacgcattaaggaaagaaattccacaaattaacgtttaagaaggcacacatgttaatagatatgcattccaggtgactacctcatgaagctggttgagagaatgccaagtgtgtcatcaaggcaaagctatcatcaaggcaaacggtggctatttgaagaatatcaaatataaagtatatttacagtgccttgcgaaagtattcggcccccttgaactttgcgaccttttgccacatttcaggcttcaaacataaagatataaaactgtatttttttgtgaagaatcaacaacaagtgggacacaatcatgaagtggaacgacatttattggatatttcaaacttttttaacaaatcaaaaactgaaaaattgggcgtgcaaaattattcagcccccttaagttaatactttgtagcgccaccttttgctgcgattaca
The genomic region above belongs to Oncorhynchus mykiss isolate Arlee chromosome 3, USDA_OmykA_1.1, whole genome shotgun sequence and contains:
- the LOC110517089 gene encoding fatty acid-binding protein 10-A, liver basic, with the translated sequence MAFSGTWQVYAQENYEEFLRAISLPEDVIKLAKDIKPVTEIQQNGNDFVITSKTPGKSITNSFTIGKEADITTMDGKKLKCTVRLAGGKLMCNTDKFTHIQELKGGEMVETLTVGSTSLIRRSKKL